Proteins co-encoded in one Nothobranchius furzeri strain GRZ-AD chromosome 4, NfurGRZ-RIMD1, whole genome shotgun sequence genomic window:
- the LOC139069728 gene encoding B-cell receptor CD22-like: MLMRDEFNGYFAVVEGFYVTLEDVLENKGSSRFLLGRHQVEDRSVTLTCSSDANPAAKYTWYEKDGDQNYKHLSSEQHHVFSSIKSSDSGWYWCEAENDLGRQTSRLFIDVKYPPRRPSVSLSPSGLIEEGEPVTLTCSSDANPAANYTWYKEDNKHPIGVKSEYRVPSVTSEDRGHYICMSENQYGQQNSSSLFVDIFYGPKSPLVSVSPPAEILEDSSVTLTCSSDANPAANYTWYKEDKLLSSEQNFTISNIKPEHGGEYHCRVQNRIGSHHSTIQLTVCGGLPLQTMNIAKMILVALLPVLLLVFNLWMRKKKTIGFKPDSKEPKEMLEARASSDETHPAVFH, from the exons ATGTTGATGAGAGATGAGTTCAATGGTTATTTTGCAGTGGTGGAGGGCTTTTATGTCACACTAGAGGACGTGTTAGAGAACAAAGGCAGCTCCAGATTTCTACTCGGGCGCCATCAAGTG GAGGACAGATCAGTGACTCTGACCTGTAGCAGTGATGCTAACCCAGCAGCTAAATACACCTGGTATGAGAAGGATGGAGACCAAAACTATAAACATCTCAGTTCAGAACAACATCATGTCTTCAGCTCCATTAAGTCCTCTGACTCTGGATGGTATTGGTGTGAAGCAGAAAATGATCTTGGAAGACAAACATCAAGGTTGTTTATTGATGTAAAAT ATCCTCCAAGACGTCCCTCTGTGTCTCTGAGTCCCTCTGGTCTGATAGAAGAGGGTGAACCTGTGACTCTGACCTGTAGCAGTGATGCTAACCCAGCAGCTAACTACACCTGGTACAAGGAGGATAACAAACATCCTATTGGAGTCAAATCTGAATATCGTGTCCCCTCTGTCACCTCTGAGGACAGAGGACACTACATTTGTATGTCTGAGAATCAGTATGGACAACAGAACTCCTCGTCTCTGTTTGTGGACATCTTCT ATGGTCCAAAGTCTCCCTTGGTGTCGGTGAGTCCCCCTGCTGAGATCTTGGAGGACAGTTCAGTGACTCTGACCTGTAGCAGTGATGCTAACCCAGCAGCTAACTACACCTGGTACAAGGAGGataagttgttatcatcagaacaGAACTTCACCATCAGCAACATAAAACCTGAACACGGTGGAGAATATCACTGTAGAGTCCAGAACAGGATTGGAAGTCATCACTCCACCATCCAGCTGACCGTTTGTGGAG GGCTACCACTGCAGACGATGAACATCGCCAAAATGATCCTAGTTGCTCTGCTGCCAGTTCTTCTGCTTGTCTTCAACCTTTGGATGAG GAAGAAGAAAACAATCGGCTTCAAACCCGACTCAAAGGAACCTAAGGAGATGCTGGAGGCGAGAGCTTCTAGTGATGAAACACACCCTGCGGTGTTTCACTGA
- the LOC107391822 gene encoding histone H4: MSGRGKGGKGLGKGGAKRHRKVLRDNIQGITKPAIRRLARRGGVKRISGLIYEETRGVLKVFLENVIRDAVTYTEHAKRKTVTAMDVVYALKRQGRTLYGFGG; this comes from the coding sequence ATGTCTGGAAGAGGCAAGGGAGGTAAAGGACTCGGAAAAGGAGGCGCAAAGCGTCACCGAAAGGTTCTCCGTGATAACATCCAGGGTATTACCAAGCCCGCCATCCGGCGTCTGGCTCGCCGTGGTGGAGTCAAACGTATCTCCGGTCTGATCTACGAGGAGACTCGCGGAGTGCTCAAGGTGTTCCTGGAGAACGTTATCCGTGACGCAGTCACCTACACCGAGCATGCCAAGAGGAAGACCGTGACCGCCATGGATGTGGTTTATGCTCTGAAGAGGCAGGGACGTACCCTGTACGGATTCGGAGGTTAA
- the LOC107391757 gene encoding histone H2A-like — protein sequence MSGRGKTGGKARAKAKTRSSRAGLQFPVGRVHRLLRKGNYAQRVGAGAPVYLAAVLEYLTAEILELAGNAARDNKKTRIIPRHLQLAVRNDEELNKLLGGVTIAQGGVLPNIQAVLLPKKTEKPAKTK from the coding sequence ATGAGTGGGCGTGGTAAAACCGGAGGCAAGGCCAGAGCTAAGGCCAAGACCCGCTCCTCCCGTGCCGGGCTCCAGTTCCCAGTAGGTCGTGTTCACAGGCTGCTGCGTAAAGGCAACTATGCTCAGCGTGTCGGTGCCGGCGCCCCGGTCTACTTGGCTGCAGTGCTGGAGTATCTGACTGCTGAGATCCTGGAGCTGGCTGGAAACGCTGCTCGTGATAACAAGAAGACTCGTATCATCCCCCGTCACCTGCAGCTGGCCGTCCGCAACGACGAGGAGCTCAACAAGCTGCTGGGTGGAGTCACCATCGCTCAGGGTGGTGTGCTGCCCAACATCCAGGCTGTGCTGCTGCCCAAGAAGACTGAGAAGCCCGCTAAGACCAAGTAA